Genomic segment of Kiritimatiellia bacterium:
GCGAGGTGGAGCGGTTGGACCAGATCATCACGCAGTTCCTGAAGGCTCTGCGGCCCAGCCGCCCCGCCTTTGAACGCGCGTCGCTGCGCGAACTGCTGGATGAGACACTGGATTTTTTGCGGCATGAGATCGCCGACCGCGATGTGATTGTCGAAGTGGAGGTCTCGGGCGAGCCCCCCTTTGCGCTGGTGGACCGCGGTCAGATAAAACAGGTTTTTTTCAACATCATCCGAAACGCGATCCAAGCGATGCAGCATGGCGGCGTGCTGCGCATCACGCTCTCCAGCGACGACCGGTTCGTCTGGGTCTCGTTCAAGGACAGCGGGCCTGGCATACCGGCGTCGGACCTCGGCTCGATCTTCGAGCCGTATTTCACCACCAAACCTGAAGGAAGCGGATTGGGCCTGATGATTGTTCAGCGCGTCGTGCGCGATCACGGCGGCGAAATCGAGGTCCACAGCGATCCGAACAGCGGGACCACCTTCACCGTGTTTCTGCCCCGCGACGAGCGCCGCATCCGCCTGCTTCGGGCACGAGAACCGGATACCGCCAACAGCGCAGCCGCGTCGGGAGACGCTCCATGAAAAAGCCCGTGGTACTGATTGTCGACGATGAAAAAAACTCCCGCGAGGGGCTCGCTCGCGCGCTCCAGAAGACGTATGATGTGCTCCTTGCTGAAAGCGGCGCCCGAGCCCTCGCCCTGCTGGCGGAAAATCCGGTCGATGTGATGATCAGCGATGTCCGCATGCCGGGGATCGATGGCCTGACCCTGCTGCAGCGCGCAATGGCGCGATCGCCGCAGCCGGTGTGCATCATGTTGACGGCCTACGGAAGCATCGAGCTCGCCGTCGAGGCCATGCGGCGCGGCGCCTACGACTTCCTCACCAAGCCGATCAATCTCGACCGCCTGGAGATCGTGCTGAAGCGCGCGCTGGCGGCGCGCGACCTCGAGGCGGAAAACCGGGCGCTTCGCGAGCAGTTGGACGCCCGGTATGGCCTGCAGCACATCATCGGCCAGTCGCCCGAAATGCAAGAGGTGTTGGACACGGTTAAGCAAGTGGCGCCGTCGCGTGCGACGGTGCTTTTGCTTGGCGAGAGCGGAACGGGCAAGGAGCTGGTTGCCCATGCCCTTCACCAGCTCAGCCCCCGCAACAAAGGGCCCTTCGTCGCCGTGCACTGCGCTGCGCTCACGTCGACCCTCCTGGAGAGCGAATTGTTCGGCCACGAGAAGGGCGCCTTCACCGGCGCCACTGAGCGACGGCGCGGACGGTTCGAGCTGGCGGATGGCGGCACGCTCTTCCTCGACGAAATCGGTGAAATCGATGCGGCCATCCAGGTGAAGATCCTCCGAGTTCTCGAAGAACGCCGCTTCGAACGCGTGGGCGGCACGGAGCCGATCGATGTCGACGTCCGACTCATTGCGGCGACGAACCGCGATTTGAAGAAGCTCGTCGAGGAGGGAAAGTTCCGCGAGGACCTGTTCTTCCGTCTCGACGTCGTTTCGATCCGGCTGCCTCCGCTTCGCGAACGGACGGGCGACCTGCCGCTGCTGGTGAATCATTTCATACAGGTGTTCGCGAAGGAAAATGCCAAGCCGGTCGCCGGCATTACCCCCGAAGCCCTCGCAGCGCTGCAGTCTTATTCCTGGCCCGGCAACGTGCGGGAACTCCGCAACGTCATCGAGCGGATGGTCGTGCTGGCGCGCGGCGACCGGCTCACTTTGCGGGATGTGCCTCCCCACATCCGGGGGGAAGCGGACGCCGCGCCCCGCGGCGGGACGTTATCCCTCGTTGAGAATGAAAAGCTGCTGATCCAGCGCGCGCTGAAACTTCACGATGGCAATGTGACCCGGGCGGCACAGGAACTTGGGATCAGCCGCCGAACCCTGCATCGGAAACTCAACGAATACGGACTCCGCCTATCAGAAACCGAAAATCCGCAGAGCGCATCGGCTCCCGATTAATGTGGCCCGCTTGTCTGCCGACCGCCGCAACATTTTTGCCGTTGAACATTGTCACGCCCGTACGCGGGGTACTATAGTGCGCATTTCTCTATGGCCCGTCCATTTGAAGCGACGATCCAGGATATCGTTTACAACGTCGACGTTGGCGTTGGACTCCGTCTGATCAAATTTCTGTTGTATGTCCTGATCCTGTTCTCGATCGTCGTCCTCTACACCGCCACGCAGTTCCGGGGCCTTCGAGACGCCGAGGCCATGGACCTCGCCCAGCTCGGGCGGAACCTGCTGTTCAAAGGTCGCTACGTCACCCAGAACATCCGCCCGGCCAGCATGTGGTACCTCATTGAAAAATCGCCGGCGGGTGACCCGCAGTTGCGCGAGCATCCGGACATCGTCCACCCGCCCCTCTACCCCGCATTGCTGGCCGCCGGCTTCAAGCTCTTCGAAAACGCCTTCACGCAGTCACGTCCTGCTCGCGTCTTCCCGCCCGAGCAGTGGGTGGTCGTGCCGCTCGGCCATCTCTTCAGCCTGCTGACCGGTGTGGTGTTGTTTCTAATCGCCAGACACTTGTTCGATCAGCGTGTTGCCCTGCTCTCGCTGACCGTCTATTATCTGAGCGATTCCGTCTGGGGGCTGAGCATTCGCGGAACCGCGGTGCCCGCCGCGACCTTTTTCATGGCGGCGGCCTGGCTGGTTGCGCTGTGGACGAGCTCCCGCTATCAGGCGGCAGGACGGCCGATGGCCGCGGTCCTGGGCGCCTTCGCGGCTGGCCTGTTGTGCGGGCTGGCGTTCCTCACGCGATATGGAACGGCTGCGGTGGCCCCTGCCGTTCTGCTTTGCCTCTACTGGGCGGCCCGGCCGATCGGCCTTCGCGTCGCGCTCGCCTTTGCCATCGCCTTTGCCATGGTGGCAGCGCCGTGGCTTTACCGTAACCTACAGGTGAGCGGGGGAATCCTGGGACTGGCCCCGTGGCTGGCGCTCAATGGCGTGGACCCGATAGCGGACAATCTGTTCGAGCGAACGCTCGCCCAGGACATCAAGGTCGCAAATGTCATCGCCGCGCTGCGCCCAAAACTGATGCTCGGACTCGCTGACTTGTACA
This window contains:
- a CDS encoding sigma-54 dependent transcriptional regulator translates to MKKPVVLIVDDEKNSREGLARALQKTYDVLLAESGARALALLAENPVDVMISDVRMPGIDGLTLLQRAMARSPQPVCIMLTAYGSIELAVEAMRRGAYDFLTKPINLDRLEIVLKRALAARDLEAENRALREQLDARYGLQHIIGQSPEMQEVLDTVKQVAPSRATVLLLGESGTGKELVAHALHQLSPRNKGPFVAVHCAALTSTLLESELFGHEKGAFTGATERRRGRFELADGGTLFLDEIGEIDAAIQVKILRVLEERRFERVGGTEPIDVDVRLIAATNRDLKKLVEEGKFREDLFFRLDVVSIRLPPLRERTGDLPLLVNHFIQVFAKENAKPVAGITPEALAALQSYSWPGNVRELRNVIERMVVLARGDRLTLRDVPPHIRGEADAAPRGGTLSLVENEKLLIQRALKLHDGNVTRAAQELGISRRTLHRKLNEYGLRLSETENPQSASAPD
- a CDS encoding glycosyltransferase family 39 protein, which translates into the protein MARPFEATIQDIVYNVDVGVGLRLIKFLLYVLILFSIVVLYTATQFRGLRDAEAMDLAQLGRNLLFKGRYVTQNIRPASMWYLIEKSPAGDPQLREHPDIVHPPLYPALLAAGFKLFENAFTQSRPARVFPPEQWVVVPLGHLFSLLTGVVLFLIARHLFDQRVALLSLTVYYLSDSVWGLSIRGTAVPAATFFMAAAWLVALWTSSRYQAAGRPMAAVLGAFAAGLLCGLAFLTRYGTAAVAPAVLLCLYWAARPIGLRVALAFAIAFAMVAAPWLYRNLQVSGGILGLAPWLALNGVDPIADNLFERTLAQDIKVANVIAALRPKLMLGLADLYNQHLRLLGDGVMSGIFFTTYFYSFAREPVRRFRWCIAAGIFLLLPVAALYGQPTYRLLHLFFPFVVLYCVAFFFILLDRLQLRIPILRMSVITMFVALAALPMVFRLLPPRAGAPYPPYYPPYIIHVSNMLTQDELMCTDMPWATAWYGNRNSLLLPSSIDEFYEIHDYMRRVSGLYFTTLTRDREYVRTLLAGPYRSWFPLLEGRIPSDFPLTQGFPLGNLDQLFLTDRKRW